TGCAAAGTTTCGAATCTTATGAATTGGTTAAGTATGCCTAATCTTTTCTTGTATAGAGAAACTCCTAAAACGATTGATGTTGATTCTTTGAAAGAACGTGACATTATGTCAACCCAGTGACGGGAGTTTGGCTCACAATCAGCATCGCTCAAAAGAATTATTTCATTTTTCGCCAGTTCAATTCCTTTTGTTAGTGCGTATTTTTTTGCATTGAATTCAACAGGTGTTTCGGATATATGGAGAACCTTTAGATGAGAATGGCTTGTTTCCAGGTCTTCTAACCACTCTTGACTTCCATCATTCGAACGGTCATTAACCAAGATGACTTCATAATTATCATGTGTTTGATTTAAAAATTTTGGAAGGTGATTTTTAAGATTTTTTAGTTCATTATGTGCACAGATAATGACAGAAGTGGGTTTTAATTCATCACAGAATTCTTCTTCATCATTTTTTGAATAGACAAAAGTAAAAAAGTAATAGATATTGAAATAAGCTTGAATCAGTATTACAACAATAAAAATTATGAAAATTACTTGGATTTGCTCCATACTAGAAAAATGATTCCGCTTTTTGACAAAGATATTGGAAAATAAAAACTATAAATTCTATAGAAGCTATATTTTTGCATTCTTATGCAATTTACGATTTCTAATAAAGATAAAAATTCCAGTGCTAGAGCAGGGGAAATGACCACAGCCCATGGTAATATTAAAACCCCTATTTTCATGCCTGTTGGTACTGCAGGTTCAGTTAAAGCTGTTCATCAAAGAGAGTTGAAAGATGATATACAAGCCCAGATTATTTTAGGCAATACCTATCATTTGTACCTCCGTCCCGGATTAGAGATTCTCCAGAAAGCTGGTGGACTACATAAATTCAATGGATGGGAGAGACCGATATTGACAGATAGCGGAGGTTATCAGGTCTACAGTTTATCCGGTACTAGAAAAATCAAGGAGCATGGAGTTACTTTCAAGTCACATATTGACGGGTCTTCTCATATTTTTAGTCCTGAAGGCGTAATGGATATTCAACGTAAAATAGGAGCGGATATAATCATGGCTTTTGATGAATGCACTCCATACCCTTGCGATTACGAGTACGCAAGAAAATCTATGGACATGACTCATCGTTGGTTGGATAGATGCATTCAGCAATTTGACAATACGGAAGGTCATTATGGTTATGAACAAACACTTTTTCCTATTGTACAAGGTAGCACCTATAAAGACTTAAGAAAACGCTCTGCAGAAGAAATAGCTTCAAAGGATAGAGCAGGTAATGCGATCGGAGGTTTGTCAGTAGGCGAGCCAGCAGAGGAGATGTATGAAATGACCGAACTTGTTTGTGATATTCTACCTCAGGACAAGCCACGATACTTGATGGGCGTAGGGACGCCAGCAAATATTTTGGAATGTATTGCTTTGGGAGTCGATATGTTTGATTGTGTAATGCCAACACGTAATGCGAGGAATGGCATGTTATTCACGACCGAAGGAATAATTAATATAAGAAACAAAAAGTGGGAAGATGATTTTTCTGCAATCGACCCAGCCTT
This is a stretch of genomic DNA from Marivirga harenae. It encodes these proteins:
- the tgt gene encoding tRNA guanosine(34) transglycosylase Tgt, which codes for MQFTISNKDKNSSARAGEMTTAHGNIKTPIFMPVGTAGSVKAVHQRELKDDIQAQIILGNTYHLYLRPGLEILQKAGGLHKFNGWERPILTDSGGYQVYSLSGTRKIKEHGVTFKSHIDGSSHIFSPEGVMDIQRKIGADIIMAFDECTPYPCDYEYARKSMDMTHRWLDRCIQQFDNTEGHYGYEQTLFPIVQGSTYKDLRKRSAEEIASKDRAGNAIGGLSVGEPAEEMYEMTELVCDILPQDKPRYLMGVGTPANILECIALGVDMFDCVMPTRNARNGMLFTTEGIINIRNKKWEDDFSAIDPALGSYVDTFYTKAYLRHLVHSKEILGAQIASIHNLTFYLWLVEKAREQIISGTFYEWKEKMVKKLMTRL